One Deltaproteobacteria bacterium genomic region harbors:
- a CDS encoding alcohol dehydrogenase catalytic domain-containing protein gives MLSLQKIAPEVGGIAVRETEPREPGPGEILIRVGAAGICGTDLQIYNWAPRMARRMVLPRVLGHEASGTVESAGPGVEGLAAGDRVSLESHIFCGRCRSCRLGRAHLCENTRYPGIDIDGAFAEYLTVPASIAWANPPGLPHETAAMLEPFGIAVHACLAGAGVSGLSVLVNGCGPIGLMAVAAARALGAVKVIACDINPLRLRAAETMGADRAVDAGNEELASVVGDMTGGAGADAGIEFSGTEAGFNAVFASLAKGGDFRLVGAPPSAIPVDFTYWLLKCPVMHNIHGRLIWQTWQRATELLSAGAVDLAPVRSHVLPLSEAPRGFELIRDGEALKPVLVPDL, from the coding sequence TTGCTGAGCCTTCAGAAGATCGCGCCGGAGGTGGGCGGCATCGCGGTCCGCGAGACGGAGCCGCGCGAACCCGGCCCCGGCGAGATATTGATCCGGGTGGGCGCCGCCGGGATCTGCGGCACCGACCTGCAGATCTACAACTGGGCACCGCGCATGGCGCGCCGCATGGTGCTGCCGCGGGTCCTGGGGCATGAAGCGTCGGGCACCGTCGAGTCCGCCGGCCCTGGGGTCGAAGGTCTCGCGGCCGGCGACCGGGTGAGCCTCGAAAGCCACATCTTCTGCGGCCGTTGCCGGTCCTGCCGGCTCGGGCGCGCCCATCTGTGCGAGAACACCCGCTACCCCGGCATCGACATCGACGGCGCGTTCGCCGAGTACCTGACCGTGCCCGCGTCCATCGCGTGGGCGAATCCGCCCGGCCTTCCCCACGAAACCGCGGCCATGCTCGAACCCTTCGGCATCGCCGTCCACGCCTGCCTCGCGGGCGCCGGCGTCTCGGGGCTGTCCGTGCTGGTGAACGGGTGCGGCCCCATCGGGCTCATGGCGGTGGCGGCCGCGCGTGCCCTGGGCGCCGTCAAGGTCATCGCCTGCGACATCAACCCGCTCCGTCTCCGCGCGGCCGAGACCATGGGCGCCGACCGCGCGGTGGATGCCGGCAACGAGGAGTTGGCGAGCGTGGTGGGCGACATGACCGGCGGTGCGGGCGCCGATGCCGGCATCGAATTCTCGGGCACCGAAGCCGGCTTCAACGCGGTCTTCGCCTCCCTCGCCAAGGGCGGCGACTTCCGGCTGGTGGGCGCGCCGCCGTCGGCCATCCCCGTGGACTTCACCTACTGGCTGCTCAAATGCCCGGTCATGCACAACATCCACGGGCGCCTGATCTGGCAGACCTGGCAGCGCGCTACCGAACTGCTCTCGGCCGGCGCCGTCGATCTCGCCCCGGTCCGAAGCCACGTCCTGCCGCTTTCCGAAGCGCCACGCGGGTTCGAGCTGATCCGGGACGGGGAGGCGCTCAAGCCGGTGCTGGTGCCGGACTTGTAG
- a CDS encoding aromatic-ring-hydroxylating dioxygenase subunit beta — protein sequence MSTNGIDAALEREVAALISREAMLLDRRRWQEWLELYAEDAVYWAPAWASEEETTTDPETQLNLLYLKDRGRLEDRVFRIESRQSWASLPLDRTVHVIGNVLVERAEGDAVEATANCIVHVYGKKGAQTRGSRYDYTFLRIDGALKIARKKIIFIDDRLEGPVDIYHL from the coding sequence ATGAGCACGAACGGCATCGACGCCGCGCTGGAGCGCGAGGTGGCGGCGCTGATCAGCCGCGAGGCCATGCTGCTGGACCGGCGCCGCTGGCAGGAGTGGCTGGAACTCTACGCCGAGGACGCCGTGTATTGGGCTCCGGCCTGGGCCAGCGAGGAGGAGACCACCACCGATCCCGAGACCCAGCTCAACCTGCTCTACCTCAAGGACCGCGGCCGGCTCGAAGACCGGGTGTTCCGCATCGAGTCGCGCCAGTCCTGGGCCTCGCTGCCACTCGACCGCACGGTGCACGTCATCGGCAACGTGCTGGTGGAACGCGCGGAGGGCGACGCGGTCGAGGCCACCGCCAACTGCATCGTGCACGTCTACGGCAAGAAGGGGGCACAGACCCGCGGCAGCCGCTACGACTACACGTTCCTGCGTATCGACGGCGCGCTCAAGATCGCGCGCAAGAAGATCATCTTCATCGACGACCGGCTCGAAGGGCCGGTGGACATCTATCACCTGTAG
- a CDS encoding Rieske 2Fe-2S domain-containing protein, producing MNRGADRNGFRHLVDDRVDEGVFRVDRAVYTDEAVFEAEIERIFEGGWVFLCHESQVERPGDYWSTEIGRQPVFVMRQRDGSLSCFLNVCSHRGAVLTPLKRGNANVLTCRFHGWVYDRAGHCIKIKNEELGYPVTEGARERFNLQRIGALDSYKGFVFGSLRSDVPALRDHLGAAARWIDLLADQGRDGMEVVPGCSTYAVHGNWKLQAENSVDGYHVTTLHSVFASTVAQRDARDATGGMRRTESGRIKGKVPSGTYDLGNGHMGLWALHTTPHVRPIYEARAWLEENLKPAEVDWILNRGRNLYLFPNVMLMDNPSTQIRFVKPVSPRLTEVTVYCIAPKGESDTARAARLRKFEDFYLTAGMATSDDAAALEAIQHGSLGPPSQWNDMTRGMDVMVAGPDRDARELGFEAAASCPDWEHEGMFHGFYRAWLERIENGAGGALAGQDAR from the coding sequence ATGAACCGTGGCGCGGACAGAAACGGATTTCGCCACTTGGTGGACGACCGGGTCGACGAGGGAGTCTTCCGCGTCGACCGGGCAGTCTACACCGACGAGGCGGTCTTCGAGGCGGAGATCGAGCGCATCTTCGAGGGCGGCTGGGTCTTTCTCTGCCACGAAAGCCAGGTGGAGAGGCCGGGCGACTATTGGTCGACGGAAATCGGCCGCCAGCCGGTCTTCGTGATGCGCCAGCGGGATGGATCGCTGAGCTGCTTCCTCAATGTCTGCTCCCATCGGGGCGCGGTGCTGACACCGCTCAAGCGGGGGAACGCCAACGTGCTCACCTGCCGTTTCCACGGCTGGGTGTACGACCGCGCCGGACACTGCATCAAGATCAAGAACGAGGAGCTCGGCTATCCGGTCACGGAAGGGGCGCGCGAACGCTTCAACCTCCAGCGGATCGGCGCCCTCGACTCCTACAAGGGGTTCGTGTTCGGGAGCCTGAGAAGCGATGTGCCCGCGCTCCGGGACCATCTGGGGGCCGCGGCGCGCTGGATCGACCTGCTGGCCGATCAGGGACGGGACGGGATGGAGGTGGTGCCCGGCTGTTCCACCTACGCGGTCCACGGCAACTGGAAGCTGCAGGCCGAGAACAGCGTCGACGGCTACCACGTGACCACCCTCCACAGCGTGTTCGCCTCCACCGTGGCCCAGCGCGACGCCCGTGACGCCACGGGCGGCATGCGCCGGACCGAGTCCGGGCGCATCAAGGGCAAGGTGCCCAGCGGCACCTACGACCTGGGCAACGGGCACATGGGGCTGTGGGCGCTGCACACCACGCCGCACGTCCGCCCGATCTACGAAGCGCGGGCGTGGCTCGAAGAGAATCTCAAGCCGGCGGAAGTGGACTGGATCCTCAACCGCGGCCGCAACCTATACCTGTTTCCCAACGTGATGCTGATGGACAACCCGTCGACGCAGATCCGGTTCGTGAAGCCGGTGTCGCCCCGATTGACGGAGGTCACGGTCTACTGCATCGCGCCCAAGGGAGAGAGCGACACGGCGCGGGCCGCGCGCCTCAGGAAGTTCGAGGATTTCTACCTGACGGCCGGGATGGCGACGTCGGACGATGCCGCCGCGCTCGAAGCGATCCAGCACGGCTCGCTGGGACCGCCGAGCCAGTGGAACGACATGACCCGCGGCATGGACGTCATGGTCGCCGGCCCCGACCGGGACGCCCGGGAACTGGGCTTCGAGGCGGCGGCGTCCTGCCCGGACTGGGAGCACGAGGGAATGTTCCACGGCTTCTACCGGGCGTGGCTGGAGCGGATCGAGAACGGAGCGGGCGGCGCATTGGCCGGACAGGACGCCCGATGA
- a CDS encoding DNA repair exonuclease → MTESVSILAIGDVHLGTVCSGVPEGIAARGVDPNALTPAAALGRCVDLAIAEQIDAVLFAGDVVESTNARFEAMAPLEECVRRLVDAGIDVIAVAGNHDVEALPRLAALIDGFTLLGAGGRWQTQTLLKDDAPVAQVVGWSFGQSRVHHSPVAELLKQRPSEPSPIPRIGLLHADLNATGGPYAPIRQSELDDTGYGAWLLGHIHKPSLQNLSGSPATRPCGYLGSLVGLDASETGPHGPWLLRVSNDGNIECRQIPLAPLRWEELVVRVDGLEHVDDVQDHLMSEAERLVGRLGEDATLPRALGLRVQLAGTSACHEEIRQWAAAGEWSSMGRVVEGTAVFVNRVIDAMESRLDLAEIASGDDPAALLAQRLLTLGRHDDRSRILLDEARADLDPLARELVWQPVEEHRHAVDPLSDEPLREVLLRAGTAVLSAMVAGREQGGST, encoded by the coding sequence ATGACGGAAAGCGTTTCCATTCTCGCCATTGGTGACGTGCATTTGGGCACGGTCTGTTCGGGCGTGCCCGAAGGGATCGCGGCCCGCGGCGTCGACCCGAATGCGTTGACGCCGGCCGCCGCCCTTGGGCGTTGCGTCGACCTGGCGATCGCCGAGCAGATCGACGCCGTGCTGTTCGCCGGCGACGTGGTGGAGAGCACCAATGCCCGGTTCGAGGCCATGGCGCCCCTTGAGGAATGCGTCCGGCGTCTGGTGGATGCCGGAATCGATGTGATCGCGGTTGCCGGCAACCACGACGTCGAGGCCTTGCCGCGCCTCGCGGCCCTGATCGACGGCTTCACGCTGTTGGGCGCAGGCGGACGGTGGCAAACGCAGACGTTGCTGAAGGACGACGCTCCGGTGGCGCAGGTAGTGGGCTGGTCCTTCGGTCAATCTCGTGTGCACCACAGCCCGGTGGCGGAGCTTCTGAAGCAGCGGCCTTCCGAGCCGTCACCGATTCCCAGGATCGGTCTGCTGCACGCGGATCTGAACGCAACCGGCGGACCCTACGCGCCCATCCGGCAGTCCGAGCTGGACGATACCGGGTACGGGGCCTGGCTTCTGGGTCACATCCACAAGCCCTCGCTCCAGAATCTCTCCGGGTCGCCAGCGACCCGGCCGTGCGGCTATCTGGGTTCCCTCGTCGGGCTCGACGCCTCGGAAACGGGTCCTCACGGCCCTTGGCTCCTGCGGGTGTCCAACGACGGCAACATCGAATGCAGGCAGATCCCGCTGGCGCCCCTGCGATGGGAAGAGCTGGTCGTGCGCGTGGACGGGCTGGAGCATGTCGACGATGTCCAGGACCACTTGATGAGCGAGGCGGAGCGACTCGTAGGCCGGCTCGGGGAAGACGCCACTCTTCCCCGAGCCCTCGGTCTCCGCGTGCAACTGGCGGGGACCAGCGCATGCCATGAGGAGATCCGGCAGTGGGCCGCCGCCGGCGAGTGGAGTTCGATGGGGCGGGTCGTCGAGGGCACGGCCGTCTTCGTCAACAGGGTCATCGACGCCATGGAGTCGCGGTTGGACCTTGCCGAGATCGCGTCGGGAGACGATCCCGCCGCCCTGTTGGCGCAACGCCTCCTGACGCTGGGGCGCCACGATGACCGATCGCGGATACTGCTCGACGAGGCGCGCGCGGATCTGGACCCACTCGCGCGGGAACTCGTGTGGCAGCCCGTCGAGGAACACCGCCATGCCGTGGACCCCCTGTCGGACGAGCCCTTGCGCGAGGTCCTCCTGAGGGCGGGAACGGCGGTGCTCAGCGCCATGGTCGCCGGCCGCGAGCAAGGCGGTTCCACGTGA
- a CDS encoding DUF3037 domain-containing protein, whose protein sequence is MTEKQAYSYTVLRYVHDVVSGEALNVGVVMHAPAASFLRVRTRRTVGRLKQTFPDLDREAFTSAMQAVRRGFSTVAKQADYLPLFDVHTDARAHALKVLPDDDSALQWSPTGTGMTTDPARTLDRLYERYVTRYDSRPVRRRSDDDVWRLVRDKLLERGVNVPFKPKAVVGTQDQIEFEKAWQNGRWHAYEPVSLDMADADGIKDKARRWRGHLAAVAEGTSEEIELYFLLGRPQDSSLSGAYEIAKTILEHAPFATRVVDENDIDDFIVSIERACRVH, encoded by the coding sequence ATGACCGAGAAGCAAGCCTACAGTTATACCGTGCTCCGCTACGTCCACGACGTGGTTTCCGGGGAGGCGCTCAATGTCGGTGTCGTGATGCATGCACCCGCGGCCAGTTTCCTGAGGGTTCGGACTCGCAGGACGGTGGGTCGCCTGAAACAGACCTTCCCCGATCTCGACCGCGAAGCCTTCACCAGTGCCATGCAGGCGGTCCGCCGCGGATTCTCTACCGTCGCAAAGCAGGCCGACTACTTGCCTTTGTTCGACGTCCACACCGACGCCCGGGCTCACGCGTTGAAGGTACTGCCCGACGACGACAGCGCCTTGCAATGGTCGCCAACAGGCACAGGGATGACGACTGACCCCGCCAGGACATTGGACCGCCTCTATGAACGTTACGTCACCCGGTACGACTCCAGGCCAGTCAGGCGCCGATCCGACGACGATGTCTGGCGACTTGTCCGTGACAAGCTCCTGGAGCGCGGCGTCAACGTCCCGTTCAAGCCCAAGGCTGTGGTGGGTACCCAAGACCAGATCGAGTTCGAGAAGGCTTGGCAGAACGGACGGTGGCATGCCTACGAACCAGTGTCGCTGGACATGGCCGATGCAGACGGCATCAAGGACAAGGCACGCCGGTGGCGCGGCCATCTGGCGGCCGTCGCCGAGGGCACGAGCGAGGAAATCGAACTGTACTTTCTGCTGGGCCGCCCTCAGGACAGCTCACTCTCCGGTGCCTACGAAATCGCCAAGACGATCCTCGAACATGCACCGTTTGCAACCAGAGTAGTCGACGAGAACGACATCGACGACTTTATAGTGTCGATAGAGCGTGCGTGCCGCGTCCACTGA
- a CDS encoding alanine--glyoxylate aminotransferase family protein: protein MASPLNPPKRILLGPGPSNPHPTVLEALSAPVVGHLDPEFFKIMEENKAMLRRLFHTENELTFPVSGTGSAGMEACLVNLVEEGDTVLVCINGVFGTRMADIVERLGGNLVKVEAPWGEIIRPEQVEQALKEHKVDIVTLVHAETSTGVLQPVEEISRLAHDAGALLVLDTVTSLGGCPVTLDAWNVDAAYSGTQKCLSCPPGLSPVSFGPAARDKLARRKSKVKSWYLDFTMIARYWGEERAYHHTAPISMNYGLHAALSEIEREGLEARFARHELNHRALVAGLEALGIPLASQEGHRLWMLNSVKIPEGANDGAIRKRLLLDFNIEIGGGLGALAGKTWRIGLMGESSRKENVVALIEALGQILREEGADVAVEEALGAIERVYAGE, encoded by the coding sequence ATGGCTTCACCGCTCAATCCGCCCAAGAGAATCCTCCTCGGACCCGGCCCCAGCAACCCCCACCCGACGGTGCTGGAAGCACTGTCGGCCCCGGTGGTCGGCCACCTGGACCCGGAATTCTTCAAGATCATGGAAGAGAACAAGGCCATGCTGCGCCGGCTGTTCCACACCGAGAACGAGCTGACCTTCCCGGTGTCGGGCACCGGCAGCGCGGGCATGGAGGCCTGCCTCGTGAACCTCGTCGAGGAGGGCGACACCGTGCTCGTGTGCATCAACGGCGTCTTCGGCACGCGCATGGCCGACATCGTCGAGCGCCTGGGCGGGAACCTCGTCAAGGTGGAGGCTCCGTGGGGCGAGATCATCCGGCCCGAGCAGGTGGAGCAGGCCCTCAAGGAGCACAAGGTCGACATCGTCACCCTGGTGCACGCCGAGACTTCCACCGGCGTGTTGCAGCCGGTGGAAGAGATTTCACGGCTCGCCCACGACGCCGGCGCCCTGCTGGTGCTGGACACCGTGACCTCGCTGGGGGGATGCCCCGTGACCCTCGACGCCTGGAACGTCGACGCCGCCTACAGCGGCACCCAGAAATGCCTGAGCTGCCCGCCGGGGCTGTCGCCCGTGTCCTTCGGCCCGGCGGCGCGCGACAAGCTGGCGCGGCGCAAGAGCAAGGTCAAGAGCTGGTACCTCGACTTCACCATGATCGCGCGCTACTGGGGCGAGGAGCGCGCCTACCACCACACCGCCCCCATCTCCATGAACTACGGTCTCCACGCCGCCCTCAGCGAGATCGAGCGCGAAGGCCTGGAAGCGCGCTTCGCGCGCCACGAGCTGAACCACCGCGCCCTCGTCGCCGGCCTGGAGGCCCTCGGCATCCCCCTCGCCTCCCAGGAAGGCCACCGCCTGTGGATGCTCAACAGCGTCAAGATCCCCGAAGGCGCCAACGACGGCGCCATCCGCAAGCGCCTGCTCCTCGACTTCAACATCGAAATCGGCGGCGGCCTCGGCGCCCTCGCCGGCAAGACCTGGCGCATCGGCCTCATGGGCGAGTCGAGCCGGAAAGAGAACGTCGTGGCACTGATCGAGGCGCTGGGACAGATCCTGCGGGAAGAGGGAGCGGATGTGGCGGTGGAGGAGGCGCTGGGGGCGATTGAACGGGTGTATGCCGGAGAGTAA